One Azoarcus sp. DN11 DNA segment encodes these proteins:
- a CDS encoding phosphopantetheine-binding protein translates to MTATADVLTQIICEKFEIDPGKITPKATLEDIGIDSLDLFDVVFKVEDILGIKVPNDDVKISDFQDLVNLIDRYRSAQGKA, encoded by the coding sequence ATGACCGCCACTGCTGACGTTCTCACCCAGATCATCTGCGAAAAATTCGAAATCGACCCGGGCAAGATCACTCCCAAAGCGACCCTGGAAGATATTGGCATCGATTCCCTCGACCTCTTTGACGTCGTGTTCAAGGTCGAGGACATCCTCGGCATCAAGGTGCCGAACGACGATGTCAAGATCAGCGACTTTCAGGACCTGGTCAATCTGATCGACCGCTACCGCAGCGCCCAGGGGAAAGCATGA
- a CDS encoding HAD-IB family phosphatase, with amino-acid sequence MIFVLDFDGTLATEDTVDQLLEHHADPAWQALETDWVDGRISALECMQSQVRLVRGDHITLGKFFRQIRLDPHFDVFRQYVRRFAHLAVVSDGLDFAIQTALRHAGHEDLPVYANQLHFISPDRLELSFPHRQTDCRGGNGVCKCTVARQLAARHGGPIVLVGDGKSDACLAGEADIVFAKGSLIRHCQSENISHIPFEHFGDVLCAVQAWDIDNQLFAAV; translated from the coding sequence ATGATTTTCGTACTCGACTTCGACGGCACGCTGGCTACCGAGGACACCGTCGATCAATTGTTGGAACACCACGCGGATCCTGCCTGGCAAGCGCTCGAAACGGACTGGGTGGACGGACGCATCAGCGCTCTCGAATGCATGCAGAGCCAGGTGCGGCTGGTGCGCGGCGATCACATCACCCTCGGCAAGTTCTTCCGCCAGATCCGCCTCGATCCGCATTTCGACGTTTTCCGGCAGTACGTGCGCCGCTTCGCCCACCTCGCGGTGGTCAGCGACGGCCTCGATTTCGCCATCCAGACCGCCTTGCGCCACGCCGGCCACGAGGATCTGCCGGTCTATGCCAATCAGCTGCATTTCATCTCGCCGGACCGGCTGGAGCTGAGCTTCCCGCACCGGCAAACCGACTGCCGCGGCGGCAACGGCGTCTGCAAGTGCACCGTCGCCCGACAGCTGGCGGCGCGGCACGGCGGGCCGATCGTCCTCGTCGGCGACGGCAAGTCGGACGCCTGCCTGGCAGGCGAGGCGGACATCGTGTTCGCCAAGGGGTCACTCATCCGGCACTGCCAGAGTGAGAACATCAGCCACATCCCGTTCGAACACTTCGGCGACGTGCTTTGCGCCGTCCAGGCATGGGATATCGACAACCAGCTGTTCGCCGCCGTTTAA
- a CDS encoding EamA family transporter, which produces MSLRRFYLLGFVVLIAFDTLSQICFKMAAIHAAPFAVEFAWLLRVLGNPWVYGSIIGYVGAFATWMTLLRHAPVGPAFAASHLEVIGIMIISVPMFGERLGALQLIGAALIVAGVVCLACGERSDASVHS; this is translated from the coding sequence ATGTCCCTCAGGCGCTTCTATCTGCTCGGCTTCGTCGTCCTGATCGCCTTCGACACCCTGTCGCAAATCTGCTTCAAGATGGCCGCCATTCATGCGGCGCCCTTTGCCGTGGAGTTCGCGTGGCTGTTGCGGGTACTCGGCAATCCCTGGGTTTACGGCTCCATCATCGGCTATGTCGGCGCTTTCGCCACCTGGATGACCCTCCTGCGGCATGCCCCCGTCGGTCCGGCGTTTGCGGCGTCGCACCTCGAAGTGATCGGGATCATGATCATTTCGGTGCCGATGTTCGGCGAGCGCCTCGGTGCCTTGCAACTCATCGGGGCGGCGCTCATCGTGGCCGGCGTCGTGTGTCTCGCCTGCGGTGAGAGATCGGATGCCTCCGTCCACAGCTGA
- a CDS encoding aminotransferase class III-fold pyridoxal phosphate-dependent enzyme has protein sequence MDQKTISLLEKDARYCSWGDTVHYADPPKIFASCDGNYLYDEQQTPYLDLQMWYSAVNFGYRNRRLNEALKRQIDTLPQLACQYLHAEKVELAETICKYIEDKYGVKGRVHFNVGGAQAVEDSLKLVRNHTGKNLMFAFMGGYHGRTLGASAITSSYRYRRRYGHFSDRAQFVPFPYCFRCPYGLKEASCGMYCHKEFEKLFETEYNAVWDDKAKSCEYGAFYVETIQGTGGYVIPPTEYFPKLAKTLKERNVLLVVDEIQMGVYRTGKLWSWENFGIVPDVFVFGKAITNGLNPISGIWAREELINPQVFPPGSTHSTFSSNPLGTTTALEVLRMTQEADLEPGIREKGAYFLQRLEELKARWKMVGDVSGLGLALRMEMCQADGYTPNRELADRIFNEGLKGDLEANGKRYGLVLDVGGYYKNVFTLAPSFTITNEEIDLGIALFEQLLRRCGAQ, from the coding sequence ATGGACCAGAAAACCATTTCCCTGCTCGAAAAAGACGCCCGCTACTGTTCCTGGGGCGACACCGTACATTACGCCGATCCCCCCAAGATCTTCGCCTCCTGCGACGGCAACTATCTCTACGATGAGCAGCAGACGCCCTACCTCGATCTGCAGATGTGGTACTCGGCGGTCAATTTCGGCTACCGCAACCGCCGCCTGAACGAGGCCCTGAAGCGCCAGATCGACACCCTGCCCCAGCTTGCCTGCCAGTATCTGCATGCCGAGAAGGTCGAGCTGGCGGAAACCATCTGCAAGTACATCGAGGACAAATACGGGGTCAAGGGCCGCGTCCATTTCAACGTCGGCGGCGCCCAGGCGGTCGAGGACTCGCTCAAGCTGGTGCGCAACCACACCGGCAAGAACCTCATGTTCGCCTTCATGGGCGGCTACCACGGCCGCACCCTCGGCGCGTCGGCCATCACCTCCAGCTACCGCTACCGCCGGCGCTACGGCCACTTCTCCGACCGCGCCCAGTTCGTGCCCTTCCCCTACTGCTTCCGCTGCCCCTACGGCCTCAAGGAAGCGAGCTGCGGCATGTACTGCCACAAGGAATTCGAGAAGCTGTTCGAGACCGAGTACAACGCCGTCTGGGACGACAAGGCCAAGTCCTGCGAATACGGCGCCTTCTACGTCGAAACCATCCAAGGCACCGGCGGCTATGTCATTCCGCCGACCGAATACTTCCCCAAGCTGGCCAAGACCCTCAAGGAGCGCAATGTCCTGCTGGTGGTCGACGAAATCCAGATGGGCGTTTACCGTACCGGCAAGCTCTGGTCGTGGGAGAATTTCGGCATCGTCCCCGACGTCTTCGTTTTCGGCAAGGCGATCACCAACGGCCTCAACCCCATTTCGGGCATCTGGGCACGCGAAGAATTGATCAATCCGCAGGTCTTCCCGCCCGGATCCACTCATTCCACCTTCTCGTCCAATCCGCTGGGCACGACGACGGCCCTGGAGGTTCTGCGCATGACCCAGGAGGCCGACCTGGAACCCGGCATCCGCGAGAAGGGCGCCTATTTCCTGCAGCGCCTGGAAGAGCTGAAAGCGCGCTGGAAAATGGTTGGCGATGTGAGCGGCCTCGGCCTCGCCCTGCGCATGGAGATGTGCCAGGCGGACGGCTACACGCCCAACCGGGAACTTGCCGACCGGATTTTCAACGAAGGCTTGAAGGGCGATCTCGAAGCCAATGGCAAGCGCTACGGTCTGGTGCTGGACGTCGGCGGCTATTACAAGAACGTCTTCACCCTGGCGCCGAGCTTCACGATCACGAACGAAGAAATCGACCTGGGCATTGCCCTCTTTGAACAACTGCTCCGCCGCTGCGGCGCACAATAA
- a CDS encoding EamA family transporter, with protein MNSALVICTWLLNIAIDTGGHLAFKAAALEPGHATGLARWRHMLARPWLWIGVACFVVEFVVWLAFLSLIPLAEGVLLGMFSIVAVMVGGRVFFHERFTRLRLVGVALIVVGVGIVGLA; from the coding sequence ATGAATTCCGCGCTTGTCATCTGTACTTGGTTGCTGAACATCGCCATCGACACCGGCGGCCACCTCGCCTTCAAGGCGGCAGCTCTCGAACCTGGGCACGCCACCGGGCTGGCGCGCTGGCGGCACATGCTGGCCCGTCCCTGGCTGTGGATCGGGGTCGCCTGCTTCGTGGTCGAATTCGTCGTTTGGCTGGCGTTCCTGTCGCTGATTCCGCTGGCCGAGGGCGTCCTCCTCGGCATGTTCAGCATTGTCGCGGTGATGGTCGGCGGCCGCGTCTTCTTCCACGAGCGCTTCACCCGTCTGCGGCTCGTGGGGGTGGCGCTGATCGTCGTCGGTGTCGGCATCGTGGGGTTGGCGTAA
- a CDS encoding alpha/beta fold hydrolase yields the protein MSKRSMEKILGPNGFYEKRGETGVLLIHGLTGTPSEMRHFGRQLARKGLTVACPQLAGHCDSVHALKTSTWEDWYRSVDEAFEALAQECRHVYVAGLSMGALLGLLLAASKEERLAGVTLLSPTFFYDGWNIPKWRQRLLLPLVIHSPLHRFVSWEEPPPYGIKDERVRAMVAAVLENRDARTADKIGHFKTPATVIRESKRLVRAAKQSLRRVRRPTLVVHSVEDDMASIKNAHFVTRRIGSQQVETFFVDDSYHVLTLDKRKDEIAARVASFCAPAPV from the coding sequence ATGAGCAAGCGCAGCATGGAGAAGATTCTCGGCCCCAACGGCTTCTATGAGAAACGGGGGGAGACCGGCGTTTTGCTCATTCACGGCCTCACCGGCACGCCGTCCGAAATGCGTCACTTCGGACGGCAGCTGGCGCGCAAGGGGTTGACCGTCGCCTGCCCCCAGCTCGCGGGCCATTGCGACTCGGTGCACGCCCTCAAGACGAGTACCTGGGAAGACTGGTACCGCTCGGTTGACGAGGCTTTCGAGGCGCTCGCCCAGGAATGCCGGCACGTCTACGTGGCCGGCCTGTCCATGGGCGCCCTCCTCGGCCTGCTGCTCGCGGCCAGCAAAGAGGAGCGCCTGGCCGGCGTCACCCTGCTCTCCCCGACTTTTTTCTACGACGGCTGGAATATCCCCAAGTGGCGGCAGCGCCTGCTCCTGCCGCTGGTCATCCATAGCCCCCTGCATCGCTTCGTCTCGTGGGAGGAACCGCCTCCCTACGGGATCAAGGACGAGCGCGTCCGGGCGATGGTCGCCGCCGTGCTGGAGAACCGCGACGCCCGCACGGCGGACAAGATCGGGCATTTCAAGACCCCGGCCACGGTCATCCGCGAAAGCAAGCGCCTGGTCAGGGCAGCAAAACAGTCACTCCGGAGGGTGCGACGGCCGACGCTGGTCGTCCATTCGGTCGAAGACGACATGGCGAGCATCAAGAACGCCCATTTCGTCACCCGTCGCATCGGGTCGCAACAAGTCGAGACTTTCTTCGTCGACGACAGCTACCACGTACTCACACTGGACAAGCGCAAGGACGAGATCGCGGCCCGCGTCGCGTCGTTCTGCGCCCCGGCACCTGTCTGA
- a CDS encoding beta-ketoacyl-[acyl-carrier-protein] synthase family protein, whose protein sequence is MTKRRVAVTGQGVISPLGNTPDAFFLALMAGKSGIGRLRAEFADQLECRIAAQTEFDPQTHFNKRQVNSLDRVSQFALVAARQAVAAAGLDPARLDLARTGVTLGTGMGGANSLDEAYARLYRDNVSRLNPFIVLMAMNGAAASNIALEYQLAGPNYTYSTACSSSAVAIGEAYRLIRHGYADTMLAGGSEALLTLGTIRAWEALRTLAKEDASDPSASCKPFSADRSGLVLGEGAAIVVLEEWETAKARGARILGELVGYSSGSDSTHITQPSVAGQASAMRAALADAELPADAIGYINAHGTGTLLNDRTETQAIKEVFGERAYRLPVSSTKSMHGHLMGAAGAVEFVACLQALANQAVPPTQHLALPDPECDLDYVPNQGRQVADLDYTMSNSFAFGGTSAVLIAKRP, encoded by the coding sequence ATGACGAAACGCCGCGTTGCCGTCACCGGACAGGGGGTCATTTCGCCCCTCGGCAACACTCCCGACGCTTTCTTCCTCGCGCTGATGGCCGGCAAGTCCGGCATCGGTCGCCTGCGCGCGGAGTTTGCCGACCAGTTGGAGTGCCGGATCGCGGCACAGACCGAATTCGATCCGCAGACCCATTTCAACAAGCGCCAGGTCAACAGCCTCGACCGCGTCAGCCAGTTCGCGCTGGTGGCGGCACGCCAGGCCGTCGCCGCAGCGGGACTCGATCCGGCCCGCCTCGACCTCGCCCGCACCGGCGTCACCCTGGGCACCGGCATGGGCGGCGCGAACTCCCTTGATGAAGCCTATGCCCGCCTTTACCGCGACAATGTATCGCGCCTGAATCCCTTCATCGTCCTCATGGCGATGAACGGCGCGGCCGCCTCGAATATCGCGCTCGAATACCAGCTCGCCGGTCCCAATTACACCTATTCGACCGCCTGCTCGTCGTCGGCAGTCGCCATCGGCGAGGCCTACCGCCTGATCCGCCACGGCTACGCCGATACCATGCTGGCCGGCGGCTCGGAAGCGCTCCTGACCCTGGGCACCATCCGCGCCTGGGAAGCCTTGCGCACCCTGGCCAAAGAGGACGCAAGCGACCCGTCAGCCTCGTGCAAGCCCTTCTCGGCCGACCGCAGCGGGCTGGTGCTCGGCGAAGGGGCGGCCATCGTCGTCCTCGAGGAGTGGGAGACGGCCAAGGCCCGCGGCGCCCGCATCCTCGGCGAGTTGGTCGGCTACAGCAGCGGCAGCGACAGTACCCACATCACCCAGCCCTCGGTCGCCGGGCAGGCGTCCGCCATGCGCGCCGCCCTGGCCGACGCCGAACTGCCGGCCGACGCCATCGGCTACATCAATGCCCACGGCACCGGCACCCTCCTCAACGACCGCACCGAGACCCAGGCGATCAAGGAAGTGTTCGGCGAGCGCGCCTACCGCCTGCCTGTGAGTTCCACCAAATCGATGCACGGCCACCTGATGGGCGCTGCCGGCGCGGTCGAATTCGTGGCCTGCCTGCAGGCGCTGGCCAATCAAGCCGTCCCGCCCACGCAGCACCTCGCCCTCCCCGACCCCGAGTGCGACCTCGACTACGTTCCGAACCAGGGCCGGCAGGTGGCCGATCTCGACTACACCATGTCCAATTCCTTCGCTTTCGGCGGCACCAGCGCGGTATTGATCGCCAAACGGCCATAG